In a single window of the Aquarana catesbeiana isolate 2022-GZ linkage group LG13, ASM4218655v1, whole genome shotgun sequence genome:
- the LOC141116559 gene encoding olfactory receptor 11L1-like gives MPENNNTVVLNFFLLGFQNLSFYKLILFALLLVVYVASLSGNLLILTLVSLSRILQSPMYFFLCHLSVCDIIFTTSILPNMLNVILEEGSRVSIAGCIAQYHIFGLCATTESFLLTVMSYDRYLAICHPLRYSAIMNITLQALLLSTSWLLSFLVTLVSLVLISKLQFCGSNIIDHFFCDVAPILELSCSDTSIVKLEIYVCSVPIVLFPFLFITGSYISIFVNIIQITSTTGRQKAFSTCSSHLIVVCLYYGTLFAVYVVPTNLSSLNMSKILSLLYTVITPLFNPIVYSLRNQDIKKVLESYIYGNQKRY, from the coding sequence ATGCCGGAAAACAACAATACAGTGGTTCTCAATTTCTTCCTTCTTGGATTTCAGAATCTCTCCTTTTACAAATTGATATTATTTGCTCTTCTCTTAGTAGTTTATGTTGCTTCTCTCAGTGGGAATCTTTTAATACTTACTTTAGTTTCTTTAAGCAGAATCTTACAATCTCCCATGTATTTTTTCCTCTGTCATCTGTCTGTTTGTGATATCATCTTTACTACAAGTATTTTGCCAAACATGCTCAATGTTATACTAGAAGAAGGCAGCAGAGTGTCCATTGCAGGCTGCATTGCCCAATACCACATTTTTGGCTTATGTGCAACTACTGAATCATTCCTGCTCACTGTGATGTCCTATGATCGATACTTGGCCATCTGCCATCCATTACGGTACAGTGCAATTATGAATATAACCCTTCAAGCTCTACTACTATCTACATCATGGTTGCTAAGTTTCTTAGTGACCCTGGTCTCCCTAGTTCTTATAAGCAAGCTTCAGTTTTGTGGCTCAAATATCATTGACCACTTTTTCTGTGATGTGGCTCCAATTCTAGAACTTTCTTGCTCAGACACATCTATAGTAAAATTGGAGATATATGTGTGTTCCGTTCCTATAGTACTTTTTCCATTTCTGTTTATTACGGGCAGTTACATTTCCATATTTGTGAATATTATACAGATAACTTCTACTACCGGTAGACAGAAAGCCTTCTCAACCTGCAGTTCTCATCTGATTGTTGTATGTCTATACTATGGGACCCTCTTTGCTGTGTATGTTGTACCAACAAACCTCTCCTCTCTAAATATGAGTAAGATCTTGTCTCTCTTGTACACTGTGATTACTCCATTGTTTAATCCAATTGTGTACAGTCTTAGAAACCAGGATATAAAGAAAGTACTAGAGTCTTACATCTATGGGAATCAGAAAAGATACTGA